One Pseudalkalibacillus hwajinpoensis genomic window, GACGTAAATATCGGTTTTGAGAATTTCATGAACAAAAAGCTGTATCTCTCAAAAAAGCCTCTTTCTTTTTTTGGGTCTAAAAGTTTAAACTTTTGAACTATAAGTATTTAAAATAGAGTAGAAGGACTAATAGCAAGTCTCTTCTACTTTTGCTAGCAGCATTTTTAACGTTGTGACACCATCCTCTAATTGTAGAGAATAGAATCTCGTTGTGCCTTTCTGCTCAACAGAAACAAGCCCAACTTCACGCAAAATTTTCAGATGATGAGAAATAGCAGGACGTGATAAAGTCGATCGCTCCGTAATCTCATTCACACTTAATGGATCGTGTTCACTAAGTAGCATAATGATATCCTGTCTATAGGGATCACCAAGCGCCTGGAAGATTGGTGTGCTTTTGCGAAAAAGTTGGATCGCTTCCTGATGGTCATTTTTCTGATTCATAGCAGAAAGCCTCCTATTCGTTTAAGTGTTTAAACATATAACCTAATTTCAGCATATAGGAATCTTTCTATCCTGTCAATAAACGGTTACGGTTATAAATAACCTAACTTTTCCAAGACTACCTTATGATTTGGGTTCATTTCGCTAGGTAACTCGTTTAGTGGAAAATATTTCACTTCTGATACTTCATTTCCATCTAATTTAAAAGCTTCACTCTCACATTGTCCCTTATAAACAGCAATAACACTATAAACCTCATCTCCATTTGGATATCGGTAATATAACTCTTCACCAGAAAAGAGGGAAACAAACGTTAACTCCTTAATACCTACTCCTAATTCCTCAAACGTTTCACGTACAGCCGTCTCTTCAAAAGATTCTCCCGGCTCCATAAATCCACCTGTTAATCCCCATAGCTTATTATCTGTTCTCTTCTGTAACAGTAGCCTGCTCTTCGTATGATCAAATAATAAAATCGCAACACCAGGTAGAATTAATGGCCGACTCCCAACTAACGCTCTTATTTGTTGAATATAGTCCATAGTACCTCCTAAAGAATTGAAATCAAACAAAAAGCCTCTCGATCTCTCGAAAAGGCTTTTTATGCGGTGGCAAACGCCCAAACCCAG contains:
- a CDS encoding ArsR/SmtB family transcription factor gives rise to the protein MNQKNDHQEAIQLFRKSTPIFQALGDPYRQDIIMLLSEHDPLSVNEITERSTLSRPAISHHLKILREVGLVSVEQKGTTRFYSLQLEDGVTTLKMLLAKVEETCY
- a CDS encoding NUDIX hydrolase, which encodes MDYIQQIRALVGSRPLILPGVAILLFDHTKSRLLLQKRTDNKLWGLTGGFMEPGESFEETAVRETFEELGVGIKELTFVSLFSGEELYYRYPNGDEVYSVIAVYKGQCESEAFKLDGNEVSEVKYFPLNELPSEMNPNHKVVLEKLGYL